A genomic region of Ictidomys tridecemlineatus isolate mIctTri1 chromosome 10, mIctTri1.hap1, whole genome shotgun sequence contains the following coding sequences:
- the Angel2 gene encoding protein angel homolog 2 isoform X5, with protein MEGMIKRNWEYICNHKKEKTKILGDENVDPQCEDSENKFDFSVMSYNILSQDLLEDNSHLYRHCRRPVLHWSFRFPNILKEIKHFDADVLCLQEVQEDHYGTEIRPSLESLGYHCEYKMRTGRKPDGCAICFKHSKFSLLSVNPVEFFRPDIPLLDRDNIGLVLLLQPKIPCATSPAICVANTHLLYNPRRGDIKLTQLAMLLAEISSVAHQKDGSFCPIVMCGDFNSVPGSPLYSFIKEGKLNYEGLAIGKVSGQEQSSRGQRILSIPIWPPNLGISQNCVYEVQQVPKVEKTDKDPTQTQLEKTEVLETAEKLSSNLQHHFSLSSVYSHFFPDTGIPEVTTCHSRSAITVDYIFYSAEKEDVARHPGAEVALGGGLKLLARLSLLTEQDLWTVNGLPNENNSSDHLPLLAKFRLEL; from the exons ATGGAAG GCATGATCAAAAGGAATTGGGAATATATATgtaaccataaaaaagaaaaaacgaaGATCCTAGGAGATGAAAATGTTGACCCCCAATGTGAAGACAGTGAGAACAAGTTTGACTTTTCAGTGATGTCCTATAATATACTTTCACAAGATTTATTGGAAGATAATTCACACCTTTATAGACACTGCCGACGGCCAGTATTACACTGGAGTTTTAGGTTTCCCAAtattctgaaagaaattaaacactTTGATGCAGAT gtACTTTGTTTGCAAGAAGTTCAAGAAGATCATTATGGAACAGAAATCAGGCCAAGTTTGGAATCACTGG gTTATCACTGTGAATATAAGATGCGGACAGGAAGGAAACCTGATGGCTGTGCCATTTGCTTCAAGCATTCCAAATTTTCGCTCTTATCAGTGAATCCAGTAGAATTCTTCCGCCCTGATATTCCTCTCTTGGACAGAGACAATATTGGATTAGTTTTACTCTTGCAGCCCAAAATTCCATGTGCTACCTCTCCTGCAATCTGTGTAGCTAATACACATCTATTGTATAATCCAAGGAGAGGCGATATTAAGCTGACTCAATTGGCAATGCTGCTGGCAGAGATTTCCAGTGTTGCACATCAGAAAGATGGCAGCTTCTGTCCTATTGTTATGTGTGGTGACTTTAATTCTGTTCCTGGTTCTCCACTCTATAGTTTcataaaggaaggaaaattgAATTATGAAGGACTTGCCATAGGAAAG GTATCTGGCCAGGAACAGTCTTCACGGGGACAAAGAATTTTATCTATTCCAATTTGGCCCCCAAACCTAGGTATCTCACAGAACTGTGTGTATGAGGTACAGCAGGTACCAAAAGTAGAAAAGACAG ATAAAGATCCTACACAAACACAGCTGGAGAAAACAGAGGTCCTCGAAACAGCTGAAAA aTTATCTTCAAACCTACAGCACCATTTTAGCTTGTCATCCGTTTATTCACATTTCTTTCCTGACACTGGAATTCCAGAAGTTACCACCTGTCATTCTCGAAGTGCCATAACTGTGGATTATATTTTCTACTCTGCAGAAAAAGAAGATGTTGCTAGGCACCCAG GAGCTGAAGTTGCTCTGGGTGGTGGCTTGAAACTTCTAGCTAGACTGTCACTTCTTACAGAACAAGACTTATGGACTGTTAATGGACTTCCAAATGAAAATAACTCTTCAGATCATCTGCCTTTATTGGCTAAATTCAGACTTGAGCTCTGA
- the Angel2 gene encoding protein angel homolog 2 isoform X4 produces the protein MACVGVNMEGDDIQVFQRKTLSMIKRNWEYICNHKKEKTKILGDENVDPQCEDSENKFDFSVMSYNILSQDLLEDNSHLYRHCRRPVLHWSFRFPNILKEIKHFDADVLCLQEVQEDHYGTEIRPSLESLGYHCEYKMRTGRKPDGCAICFKHSKFSLLSVNPVEFFRPDIPLLDRDNIGLVLLLQPKIPCATSPAICVANTHLLYNPRRGDIKLTQLAMLLAEISSVAHQKDGSFCPIVMCGDFNSVPGSPLYSFIKEGKLNYEGLAIGKVSGQEQSSRGQRILSIPIWPPNLGISQNCVYEVQQVPKVEKTDKDPTQTQLEKTEVLETAEKLSSNLQHHFSLSSVYSHFFPDTGIPEVTTCHSRSAITVDYIFYSAEKEDVARHPGAEVALGGGLKLLARLSLLTEQDLWTVNGLPNENNSSDHLPLLAKFRLEL, from the exons ATGGCCTGTGTGGGTGTTAACATGGAAGGAGATGACATACAAGTTTTTCAGAGGAAGACATTGA GCATGATCAAAAGGAATTGGGAATATATATgtaaccataaaaaagaaaaaacgaaGATCCTAGGAGATGAAAATGTTGACCCCCAATGTGAAGACAGTGAGAACAAGTTTGACTTTTCAGTGATGTCCTATAATATACTTTCACAAGATTTATTGGAAGATAATTCACACCTTTATAGACACTGCCGACGGCCAGTATTACACTGGAGTTTTAGGTTTCCCAAtattctgaaagaaattaaacactTTGATGCAGAT gtACTTTGTTTGCAAGAAGTTCAAGAAGATCATTATGGAACAGAAATCAGGCCAAGTTTGGAATCACTGG gTTATCACTGTGAATATAAGATGCGGACAGGAAGGAAACCTGATGGCTGTGCCATTTGCTTCAAGCATTCCAAATTTTCGCTCTTATCAGTGAATCCAGTAGAATTCTTCCGCCCTGATATTCCTCTCTTGGACAGAGACAATATTGGATTAGTTTTACTCTTGCAGCCCAAAATTCCATGTGCTACCTCTCCTGCAATCTGTGTAGCTAATACACATCTATTGTATAATCCAAGGAGAGGCGATATTAAGCTGACTCAATTGGCAATGCTGCTGGCAGAGATTTCCAGTGTTGCACATCAGAAAGATGGCAGCTTCTGTCCTATTGTTATGTGTGGTGACTTTAATTCTGTTCCTGGTTCTCCACTCTATAGTTTcataaaggaaggaaaattgAATTATGAAGGACTTGCCATAGGAAAG GTATCTGGCCAGGAACAGTCTTCACGGGGACAAAGAATTTTATCTATTCCAATTTGGCCCCCAAACCTAGGTATCTCACAGAACTGTGTGTATGAGGTACAGCAGGTACCAAAAGTAGAAAAGACAG ATAAAGATCCTACACAAACACAGCTGGAGAAAACAGAGGTCCTCGAAACAGCTGAAAA aTTATCTTCAAACCTACAGCACCATTTTAGCTTGTCATCCGTTTATTCACATTTCTTTCCTGACACTGGAATTCCAGAAGTTACCACCTGTCATTCTCGAAGTGCCATAACTGTGGATTATATTTTCTACTCTGCAGAAAAAGAAGATGTTGCTAGGCACCCAG GAGCTGAAGTTGCTCTGGGTGGTGGCTTGAAACTTCTAGCTAGACTGTCACTTCTTACAGAACAAGACTTATGGACTGTTAATGGACTTCCAAATGAAAATAACTCTTCAGATCATCTGCCTTTATTGGCTAAATTCAGACTTGAGCTCTGA
- the Angel2 gene encoding protein angel homolog 2 isoform X6 — protein sequence MIKRNWEYICNHKKEKTKILGDENVDPQCEDSENKFDFSVMSYNILSQDLLEDNSHLYRHCRRPVLHWSFRFPNILKEIKHFDADVLCLQEVQEDHYGTEIRPSLESLGYHCEYKMRTGRKPDGCAICFKHSKFSLLSVNPVEFFRPDIPLLDRDNIGLVLLLQPKIPCATSPAICVANTHLLYNPRRGDIKLTQLAMLLAEISSVAHQKDGSFCPIVMCGDFNSVPGSPLYSFIKEGKLNYEGLAIGKVSGQEQSSRGQRILSIPIWPPNLGISQNCVYEVQQVPKVEKTDKDPTQTQLEKTEVLETAEKLSSNLQHHFSLSSVYSHFFPDTGIPEVTTCHSRSAITVDYIFYSAEKEDVARHPGAEVALGGGLKLLARLSLLTEQDLWTVNGLPNENNSSDHLPLLAKFRLEL from the exons ATGATCAAAAGGAATTGGGAATATATATgtaaccataaaaaagaaaaaacgaaGATCCTAGGAGATGAAAATGTTGACCCCCAATGTGAAGACAGTGAGAACAAGTTTGACTTTTCAGTGATGTCCTATAATATACTTTCACAAGATTTATTGGAAGATAATTCACACCTTTATAGACACTGCCGACGGCCAGTATTACACTGGAGTTTTAGGTTTCCCAAtattctgaaagaaattaaacactTTGATGCAGAT gtACTTTGTTTGCAAGAAGTTCAAGAAGATCATTATGGAACAGAAATCAGGCCAAGTTTGGAATCACTGG gTTATCACTGTGAATATAAGATGCGGACAGGAAGGAAACCTGATGGCTGTGCCATTTGCTTCAAGCATTCCAAATTTTCGCTCTTATCAGTGAATCCAGTAGAATTCTTCCGCCCTGATATTCCTCTCTTGGACAGAGACAATATTGGATTAGTTTTACTCTTGCAGCCCAAAATTCCATGTGCTACCTCTCCTGCAATCTGTGTAGCTAATACACATCTATTGTATAATCCAAGGAGAGGCGATATTAAGCTGACTCAATTGGCAATGCTGCTGGCAGAGATTTCCAGTGTTGCACATCAGAAAGATGGCAGCTTCTGTCCTATTGTTATGTGTGGTGACTTTAATTCTGTTCCTGGTTCTCCACTCTATAGTTTcataaaggaaggaaaattgAATTATGAAGGACTTGCCATAGGAAAG GTATCTGGCCAGGAACAGTCTTCACGGGGACAAAGAATTTTATCTATTCCAATTTGGCCCCCAAACCTAGGTATCTCACAGAACTGTGTGTATGAGGTACAGCAGGTACCAAAAGTAGAAAAGACAG ATAAAGATCCTACACAAACACAGCTGGAGAAAACAGAGGTCCTCGAAACAGCTGAAAA aTTATCTTCAAACCTACAGCACCATTTTAGCTTGTCATCCGTTTATTCACATTTCTTTCCTGACACTGGAATTCCAGAAGTTACCACCTGTCATTCTCGAAGTGCCATAACTGTGGATTATATTTTCTACTCTGCAGAAAAAGAAGATGTTGCTAGGCACCCAG GAGCTGAAGTTGCTCTGGGTGGTGGCTTGAAACTTCTAGCTAGACTGTCACTTCTTACAGAACAAGACTTATGGACTGTTAATGGACTTCCAAATGAAAATAACTCTTCAGATCATCTGCCTTTATTGGCTAAATTCAGACTTGAGCTCTGA